One window of the Rhipicephalus sanguineus isolate Rsan-2018 chromosome 2, BIME_Rsan_1.4, whole genome shotgun sequence genome contains the following:
- the LOC119383976 gene encoding uncharacterized protein LOC119383976, whose amino-acid sequence MEAAASPRRPSSNDALALRLLRTNTWSCYCGLPLWGFTPTRLKEIMRSMLSDLPDSEGRKPRLLCRPCNVASDHGRQGEEAFFCVAASASQKPHAAGLVHCGEDVSLVLLSGSPGARSLMASQLGECFGATLMALQLAPWQLSLVMLWGCNCIDTDGTSQCCLQLNMDGITLGFSGAQVLGHLPRSTGLTFNEGRNLLLAFCKTASKQVLPLNYQELPLRRVHFVNLFSLDNEGTMNVHKTTLVPELFDVLLSFVKNSVLGIPPPDLEEE is encoded by the exons ATGGAAGCTGCAGCCTCCCCTAGGAGGCCCAGCAGCAACGATGCCTTGGCCTTGCGGCTGCTGCGGACGAACACATGGAGCTGCTACTGTGGACTGCCCTTGTGGGGGTTCACTCCTACAAGACTGAAGGAGATAATGCGGAGCATGCTGTCGGACCTTCCAGACAG CGAGGGGCGAAAACCACGCCTCTTGTGTCGGCCATGCAACGTGGCCAGCGATCATGGAAGGCAGGGTGAGGAGGCGTTCTTCTGCGTGGCAGCCTCGGCGTCGCAGAAGCCCCACGCCGCCGGACTGGTGCACTGCGGCGAGGACGTATCGCTAGTGTTGCTGTCGGGGTCACCAGGCGCACGGTCTCTTATGGCCAGTCAGCTGGGTGAATGCTTCGGAGCCACCCTGATGGCATTGCAGCTGGCACCCTGGCAGCTGTCCCTGGTCATGCTGTGGGGCTGCAACTGCATCGACACAGACGGAACGTCGCAGTGCTGTCTGCAACTGAACATGGACGGCATCACATTGGGCTTCAG TGGTGCGCAGGTGCTTGGCCATCTGCCGCGCTCGACGGGCCTCACATTCAACGAGGGAAGGAACCTACTGCTTGCTTTCTGCAAGACCGCATCGAAGCAAGTGCTGCCCTTGAACTACCAGGAACTACCCCTGCGGCGTGTGCACTTTGTGAACCTGTTCTCTCTGGATAACGAGGGGACAATGAACGTGCACAAGACTACCCTGGTGCCCGAGCTCTTCGATGTGCTCCTCTCTTTCGTAAAGAACTCGGTGTTGGGCATCCCACCTCCCGACCTTGAGGAAGAGTAG